The following proteins come from a genomic window of Denitromonas sp.:
- a CDS encoding SDR family oxidoreductase, with translation MFWLFKTEWVAMMEEMTQKKPVALITGATGGLGQVLAKHLAASGWSLVVVGRAHSRLSEVFGDAHLQVEADCSVDAGARQMADALRHHQVVPAAFAHCVGNIRLGALHRMSQADIDSVLRANLMSAILSLQAYLAVLREARQGGAAVLVSSAAARVGTPNHEVISAAKAGVEGLVRGAAASYAGAGLRINAVAPGIMDTPAAGHVIGSEPARAAAARQYPIQGIGTPDDLVPLMAWLVSDAAARVTGQVWSVDGGFSAIRPLVK, from the coding sequence ATGTTTTGGTTGTTTAAGACGGAATGGGTGGCGATGATGGAAGAAATGACGCAGAAAAAGCCGGTCGCGCTGATCACAGGCGCCACCGGCGGCCTTGGCCAGGTCTTGGCGAAGCACCTGGCGGCGTCGGGCTGGTCCCTGGTGGTGGTCGGGCGGGCGCACTCGCGCCTGAGCGAGGTCTTCGGTGATGCGCACCTCCAGGTCGAGGCGGATTGCAGCGTCGACGCGGGCGCACGGCAGATGGCCGACGCCTTGCGCCACCATCAGGTCGTTCCCGCGGCGTTTGCGCACTGCGTCGGCAATATCCGTCTCGGTGCCCTGCACCGCATGTCGCAGGCGGATATCGACAGCGTGTTGCGGGCCAATCTGATGAGCGCGATTCTCAGCCTGCAGGCCTATCTGGCGGTGCTTCGCGAGGCCCGCCAGGGCGGTGCTGCCGTGCTGGTGTCGTCGGCGGCGGCGCGGGTCGGCACGCCGAATCATGAAGTGATCTCGGCCGCCAAGGCGGGGGTCGAAGGGCTGGTGCGCGGCGCGGCGGCCAGCTACGCCGGCGCGGGCCTCCGGATCAACGCGGTGGCGCCGGGGATCATGGATACACCGGCGGCCGGGCATGTGATCGGCAGCGAGCCGGCCCGGGCCGCCGCGGCCCGGCAGTACCCCATTCAGGGCATCGGTACGCCGGATGACCTTGTCCCGCTCATGGCGTGGCTGGTGTCGGACGCCGCCGCGCGGGTCACCGGCCAGGTCTGGTCGGTTGACGGCGGGTTCTCGGCGATCCGGCCCCTGGTGAAATAA
- a CDS encoding DEAD/DEAH box helicase: MTINRLIAELTDETLTEFFSSNALSRARGYVARVGRIEAAGNTLSASIQGTERQPYRTTVRLERRALFGEPSLEITASCTCPVGSRCKHAAALLLAARRQGSVAEQPRREVLDWARALGTELAREAKRGRSRQNKRFGLFYALIGGEDEAFHKLTMYKAALNPDGGFVGRGEAWHNDEQALVKPPSFVVDSDLAVFRALRRMRREGLYGIVRFEDTLGAELLDALLDTQRVYIAPDHQHPLRALVAGEARSATLDWQPGKGGVALRVRTDPGDAPLLATRPLRYLDSEMAQAGPVRSQNESAILSLMRLPPLNAAEVPLVAAAIAEHAPTLPKPGCAADLPTIDAAPQPRLTLESSHTWQINPHRDYPHSSHGLYDFACAEFRYGEALVPAGSDDTLLTLPDGRAVRVQRRPDAEATAMRALQGAGFAPVPVRKVHGFNPLPPRALGLASEAAWERFFAEQAPALRAAGWQIDCAPDFRHLVLQVDDWFAELEEGDAGWFALTLGIEVDGQRLDLAPLLHALFRRDARWRDPQVLAQIPDDDAIDLHTPEGLRIVVPAGRVKPLATTLIDLFDSDAAGPRRVAPLDAPRLTDALATGWQQAGFAPLAAWQAKLAGMRAVQPVVPPTGLGLDLRPYQREGLAWLQHLRAHELGGVLADDMGLGKTAQTLAHLLIEKESGRMDRPTLIVLPTSLVFNWQREAARFAPALRVLKLHGKDRAERFDAIADHDVCLTTYPLLWRDIDALSAHEYHLLILDEAQTVKNANSQAARAVRRLTSRHRLCLTGTPLENHLGELWSQFDFLLPGLLGTSADFTRRWRTPIEKHGDAIRRELLARRLAPFVLRRLKDQVATELPPKTVAVRGVALTGRQRDLYETVRVAMDKRLREAIAERGLARSRIQILDALLKLRQVCCDARLLKTPAAQKVRERAKLDLLMQMLPSLVEEGRRILVFSQFTEMLALIEAELDALGIGWVKLTGQTRKREAAIERFQNGEVPVFLISLKAGGVGLNLTAADTVIHYDPWWNPAAENQATDRAHRIGQNKPVFVYKLVVEGSIEEKILDLQARKAELAEGVINADGAALAKFDPVDLERLFEPLPPL; this comes from the coding sequence ATGACGATCAACCGCCTCATCGCCGAGCTCACCGACGAGACACTCACCGAATTCTTCTCCAGCAACGCCCTCTCCCGTGCGCGCGGATACGTCGCGCGTGTCGGCCGAATCGAGGCGGCCGGCAACACCCTGTCGGCCAGCATCCAGGGCACCGAGCGCCAGCCCTATCGCACCACGGTGCGCCTCGAACGCCGCGCCCTCTTTGGCGAGCCGTCGCTCGAGATCACGGCCAGCTGCACCTGCCCGGTGGGCAGCCGCTGCAAGCATGCCGCGGCCTTGCTGCTCGCCGCCCGCCGCCAGGGCAGCGTCGCCGAGCAGCCGCGTCGCGAGGTGCTCGACTGGGCGCGCGCGCTCGGCACCGAGCTGGCGCGCGAAGCGAAACGCGGCCGATCACGCCAGAACAAGCGCTTCGGCCTCTTCTATGCCTTGATCGGCGGTGAGGACGAGGCCTTCCACAAGCTGACCATGTATAAGGCGGCCCTCAACCCCGACGGCGGTTTCGTGGGCCGTGGGGAGGCGTGGCACAACGACGAACAGGCGCTGGTCAAGCCACCGTCCTTCGTCGTCGACAGCGATCTGGCGGTGTTTCGCGCCTTGCGCCGGATGCGGCGCGAGGGCCTGTATGGCATCGTCCGCTTTGAAGATACGCTGGGGGCGGAGCTGCTCGATGCCCTGCTCGACACCCAGCGGGTCTACATCGCCCCGGACCACCAGCACCCGTTGCGCGCGCTGGTGGCGGGCGAGGCGCGCAGCGCGACGCTCGACTGGCAACCGGGCAAGGGCGGCGTGGCGCTGCGGGTGCGGACCGACCCGGGCGATGCCCCGCTGCTCGCCACCCGCCCGCTGCGCTACCTGGACAGCGAGATGGCCCAAGCCGGCCCCGTGCGCAGCCAGAATGAAAGCGCCATCCTGTCGCTGATGCGCCTGCCGCCGCTCAATGCCGCGGAGGTGCCGCTGGTGGCCGCGGCCATTGCCGAGCATGCCCCCACGCTGCCCAAACCCGGCTGCGCCGCCGATCTCCCCACGATCGACGCCGCACCACAACCGCGGCTGACGCTCGAGTCGAGCCACACCTGGCAGATCAACCCGCATCGCGACTACCCGCACAGCTCGCATGGCCTCTACGATTTCGCCTGCGCCGAGTTCCGCTATGGCGAGGCGCTCGTCCCGGCCGGCAGCGACGACACCTTGCTCACGCTGCCCGACGGACGCGCCGTGCGGGTGCAGCGCCGGCCGGACGCCGAGGCAACCGCGATGCGCGCGCTCCAGGGCGCCGGTTTCGCACCGGTGCCGGTGCGCAAGGTGCATGGCTTCAACCCCCTGCCGCCACGGGCGCTCGGGCTGGCCAGCGAGGCGGCGTGGGAGCGCTTTTTTGCCGAGCAGGCACCCGCCCTCCGAGCGGCCGGCTGGCAGATCGACTGCGCGCCGGACTTCCGCCATCTGGTGCTCCAGGTGGATGACTGGTTCGCCGAGCTTGAAGAAGGCGACGCGGGCTGGTTTGCGCTCACCCTCGGCATCGAGGTCGACGGCCAGCGCCTCGACCTCGCCCCCCTGCTCCACGCGCTGTTCCGCCGCGATGCGCGATGGCGCGACCCGCAGGTGCTGGCGCAGATCCCCGACGACGACGCCATCGACCTGCACACCCCCGAGGGCCTGCGCATCGTGGTGCCGGCCGGCCGCGTCAAACCCCTGGCCACGACGCTGATCGACCTGTTCGACTCGGACGCGGCCGGCCCCCGCCGAGTCGCCCCGCTGGACGCGCCGCGCCTCACCGACGCGCTCGCCACCGGCTGGCAACAGGCCGGCTTTGCGCCGCTCGCCGCCTGGCAGGCCAAGCTGGCGGGCATGCGCGCCGTGCAGCCGGTGGTGCCGCCGACCGGGCTCGGCCTGGACCTGCGCCCCTACCAGCGCGAGGGCCTGGCCTGGCTGCAGCATCTGCGCGCGCACGAGTTGGGCGGCGTGCTGGCCGACGACATGGGACTGGGCAAGACAGCGCAGACCTTGGCGCACCTGCTCATCGAAAAGGAAAGCGGGCGCATGGACCGCCCCACGCTGATCGTGCTGCCGACCTCGCTGGTGTTCAACTGGCAGCGCGAGGCGGCCCGTTTTGCCCCCGCACTGCGGGTGCTCAAGCTCCACGGCAAGGACCGCGCCGAACGCTTCGACGCCATTGCCGACCATGACGTGTGTCTGACCACCTACCCGCTGCTGTGGCGCGACATCGACGCGCTGAGCGCGCACGAGTACCACCTGCTGATTCTCGACGAGGCGCAGACGGTAAAGAACGCCAACAGCCAAGCGGCCCGTGCGGTGCGCCGGCTGACGAGCCGCCACCGGCTGTGCCTGACCGGCACGCCGCTGGAGAACCACCTGGGCGAGCTGTGGAGCCAGTTCGACTTCCTGTTGCCGGGTTTGCTGGGCACCAGCGCCGACTTCACCCGCCGCTGGCGCACGCCGATCGAGAAGCATGGCGACGCCATCCGGCGCGAACTGCTGGCCCGTCGGCTGGCGCCCTTCGTGTTGCGCCGCCTGAAGGATCAGGTGGCCACCGAGCTGCCGCCCAAGACCGTGGCGGTGCGCGGCGTCGCGCTGACTGGCCGCCAGCGCGATCTGTACGAGACGGTGCGGGTGGCGATGGACAAGCGCCTGCGCGAGGCCATCGCCGAGCGCGGCCTGGCGCGCAGCCGCATCCAGATCCTCGACGCGCTGCTCAAGCTGCGCCAGGTGTGCTGCGATGCGCGCCTGCTCAAGACGCCGGCGGCGCAGAAGGTGCGCGAGCGAGCCAAGCTCGACTTGCTGATGCAGATGCTGCCGTCCCTGGTCGAAGAAGGGCGGCGCATCCTGGTGTTTTCCCAGTTCACCGAGATGCTCGCGCTGATCGAGGCCGAGCTCGACGCCCTCGGCATCGGCTGGGTCAAGCTCACCGGCCAGACGCGCAAGCGCGAAGCGGCCATCGAACGCTTCCAGAACGGCGAAGTACCGGTGTTTCTCATCAGCCTCAAGGCCGGCGGCGTAGGCCTCAACCTGACCGCCGCCGACACCGTGATCCACTACGATCCGTGGTGGAACCCGGCCGCCGAGAACCAGGCCACCGACCGCGCCCATCGCATCGGCCAAAACAAGCCGGTGTTCGTCTACAAGCTGGTGGTCGAGGGCAGCATCGAGGAGAAGATCCTCGACCTGCAGGCGCGCAAGGCCGAACTGGCCGAGGGCGTGATCAACGCCGACGGCGCTGCGCTCGCCAAGTTCGACCCGGTCGATCTCGAACGGCTCTTCGAACCGCTGCCGCCGCTCTGA
- the gtfA gene encoding sucrose phosphorylase, protein MGLKNGVQLIVYPDRIGRDLADLEAFLDGPVGDAIAGLHVLPPFPSNADGGFSPLTHQEIDPRYGDWSQVSRLAARFDLCLDLVLNHIADASAEFTDYLARGAGSPFAPLFIDVASMGEISQDDLSRIHIRKEKEPFRDVTFGDGSTGRVWCTFTEHQVDLDYRSPETFAFMAANLRDLAERGVKLFRLDAFGYTTKQIGTSCFLVEPEVWSILEWFRDKAAQCNAEVLPEVHDHPSWQHAIAERGMWCYGFALPPLVLYSLLDADSKSLKAWLRMCPRQMVTVLDTHDGICIPDVEGILPPAAIEALIANVSERSGDPILRGSAANVHSVGAIYQLTCTFYDALKRDDDAYIAARAIQLLAPGIPQVYYVGLLAGQNDAALMSSTGELRDINRHYYTLDAARIAMAQPVVQRLLALMRLRTHHPAFEGAFELHYSNDTSVDLGWRNGEHFCRALVDLRFRTTTVTHSSPAGGGEISFRA, encoded by the coding sequence ATGGGGCTGAAAAACGGGGTTCAACTCATCGTCTATCCGGACCGGATCGGCCGCGACCTGGCCGATCTGGAAGCCTTCCTCGACGGGCCGGTCGGCGATGCCATCGCCGGCCTGCATGTGTTGCCCCCCTTCCCGTCGAACGCCGATGGCGGCTTCTCGCCCCTGACGCACCAGGAGATCGACCCGCGCTATGGCGACTGGTCGCAGGTGTCGCGGCTGGCGGCGCGCTTTGATCTGTGTCTCGATCTGGTGCTCAACCATATTGCCGACGCGTCGGCCGAATTTACCGACTATCTCGCCAGGGGGGCCGGATCGCCGTTTGCGCCCCTGTTCATCGATGTGGCGTCGATGGGCGAGATCTCTCAGGACGATCTGTCCAGGATCCACATCCGCAAGGAGAAGGAGCCCTTTCGCGATGTGACCTTCGGCGATGGCTCGACCGGCCGTGTGTGGTGCACCTTCACCGAGCATCAGGTCGATCTGGACTACCGCTCGCCGGAAACCTTCGCCTTCATGGCGGCGAACTTGCGCGACCTCGCCGAGCGCGGGGTCAAGCTCTTCCGGCTCGATGCCTTTGGCTACACCACCAAGCAGATCGGCACCAGCTGCTTTCTGGTCGAGCCCGAGGTGTGGTCGATCCTGGAATGGTTTCGCGACAAGGCCGCCCAATGCAATGCCGAGGTCTTGCCCGAGGTGCACGACCATCCCAGCTGGCAGCATGCCATCGCCGAACGGGGCATGTGGTGCTACGGCTTCGCGCTGCCGCCGCTGGTGCTCTATTCGCTGCTCGACGCCGACAGCAAGTCGCTCAAGGCCTGGCTGCGCATGTGCCCCCGGCAGATGGTGACCGTGCTCGACACCCACGACGGCATCTGCATTCCCGATGTGGAAGGCATCCTGCCGCCGGCTGCCATCGAGGCGCTCATTGCCAATGTGTCGGAGCGCAGTGGCGACCCCATCCTGCGCGGTTCGGCGGCCAATGTGCACAGCGTGGGCGCCATCTACCAGCTCACCTGCACCTTTTACGATGCGCTCAAGCGCGATGACGACGCCTATATTGCCGCGCGCGCCATCCAGCTCCTCGCGCCGGGCATCCCGCAGGTGTATTACGTGGGGCTGCTGGCCGGGCAGAATGACGCGGCCTTGATGAGCAGCACGGGCGAGCTGCGCGATATCAACCGCCACTACTACACGCTCGATGCGGCCCGCATTGCCATGGCGCAGCCCGTGGTGCAGCGACTGCTGGCGCTGATGCGCCTGCGCACCCATCACCCGGCCTTCGAAGGCGCGTTTGAACTGCACTATTCAAACGATACGAGTGTGGACCTGGGCTGGCGCAACGGCGAGCACTTTTGCCGCGCGCTGGTTGACCTGCGCTTCCGCACAACGACAGTGACGCACAGCAGCCCGGCGGGCGGCGGCGAGATTTCCTTCCGCGCTTGA
- the xsc gene encoding sulfoacetaldehyde acetyltransferase, producing MSDQTPQANRSVPAGPTKMTPSEAFVETMVSNGVTDMFGIMGSAFMDAMDIFAPAGIRLIPVVHEQGAAHMADGYARVSGRHGVVIGQNGPGISNCVTAIAAAYWAHTPVVIVTPETGTGTMGLGGFQECNQLPMFQEFTKYQGHVTHPARMAEYTGRCFDRAMSEMGPTQLNIPRDYFYGEITCEIPKPSRLDRGPGGEQSLNEAAELLATAKFPVIISGGGVVMADAVEECKALAERLGAPVVNSYLHNDSFPASHPLWCGPLGYQGSKAAMKLMAQADVVVALGSRLGPFGTLPQHGMDYWPKQAKIIQIDADNKMLGLVKKISVGICGDAKAAAIALTARLADKALACDANRAERAATIASEKAAWERELDEWTHERDPFSLDMIEENAKEKPFSGGEFLHPRQVLRELEKAMPEDVMVSTDIGNINSVANSYLRFEKPRSFFAAMSFGNCGYAFPTIIGAKVAAPHRPAVSYAGDGAWGMSLMETMTCVRHNIPVTAVVFHNRQWGAEKKNQVDFYNRRFVAGELDNQSFAEIARAMGAEGITVDKLEDVGPALKRAIDMQMNEGKTTIIEIMCTRELGDPFRRDALSKPVRFLDKYKDYV from the coding sequence ATGAGCGATCAGACCCCCCAAGCCAACCGTTCGGTGCCTGCCGGCCCGACCAAGATGACGCCCTCGGAGGCCTTTGTGGAGACGATGGTCTCCAACGGGGTGACCGACATGTTCGGCATCATGGGTTCGGCCTTCATGGATGCGATGGATATCTTCGCGCCGGCCGGCATCCGCCTGATTCCGGTGGTGCATGAGCAGGGCGCGGCGCACATGGCCGATGGCTATGCGCGGGTGTCGGGTCGCCATGGTGTGGTGATCGGCCAGAACGGGCCGGGCATCTCGAACTGCGTGACGGCCATTGCCGCCGCTTACTGGGCGCACACGCCGGTGGTGATCGTGACCCCGGAGACGGGCACGGGCACGATGGGCCTGGGCGGCTTCCAGGAGTGTAACCAGCTGCCGATGTTCCAGGAGTTCACGAAGTACCAGGGCCATGTGACGCATCCGGCGCGGATGGCGGAGTACACGGGCCGCTGCTTCGACCGTGCGATGAGCGAGATGGGGCCGACGCAGCTGAACATCCCGCGCGATTATTTCTATGGCGAGATCACCTGCGAGATTCCGAAGCCCTCGCGTCTGGATCGCGGCCCGGGCGGCGAGCAGTCGCTCAATGAGGCGGCCGAGCTGCTGGCCACGGCCAAGTTCCCGGTGATCATCTCGGGCGGTGGCGTGGTGATGGCCGATGCGGTCGAGGAGTGCAAGGCGCTGGCCGAGCGTCTGGGCGCGCCGGTGGTCAATAGCTACCTGCACAACGATTCCTTCCCCGCGAGCCACCCGCTGTGGTGCGGCCCGCTGGGCTATCAGGGTTCCAAAGCGGCGATGAAGCTGATGGCGCAGGCCGATGTGGTGGTGGCGCTCGGTTCGCGTCTGGGCCCCTTCGGTACGCTGCCGCAGCACGGCATGGATTACTGGCCCAAGCAGGCCAAGATCATCCAGATCGATGCGGACAACAAGATGCTGGGCCTGGTGAAGAAGATCTCGGTGGGTATCTGCGGCGACGCCAAGGCGGCGGCGATTGCGCTGACCGCGCGTCTGGCCGACAAGGCGCTGGCTTGCGATGCGAACCGGGCCGAGCGGGCGGCGACCATCGCCAGCGAGAAGGCGGCGTGGGAGCGCGAGCTGGACGAGTGGACGCATGAGCGCGATCCGTTCAGCCTGGACATGATCGAGGAGAACGCGAAAGAGAAGCCGTTCTCGGGCGGCGAGTTCCTGCATCCGCGCCAGGTGCTGCGCGAGCTGGAGAAGGCGATGCCGGAAGACGTGATGGTGTCGACCGACATCGGCAACATCAACTCGGTGGCCAACAGCTATCTGCGCTTCGAGAAGCCGCGCAGTTTCTTCGCGGCGATGAGCTTCGGTAACTGCGGTTATGCCTTCCCGACGATCATCGGCGCCAAGGTGGCCGCGCCGCATCGCCCGGCGGTCTCTTACGCCGGTGACGGTGCCTGGGGCATGAGCCTGATGGAGACGATGACCTGCGTGCGTCACAACATCCCGGTCACGGCGGTGGTCTTCCACAACCGTCAGTGGGGCGCGGAGAAGAAGAACCAGGTGGACTTCTACAACCGCCGCTTCGTCGCCGGCGAGCTGGACAACCAGTCCTTTGCCGAGATCGCCCGCGCGATGGGCGCCGAGGGGATCACGGTCGACAAGCTCGAGGATGTGGGCCCGGCACTCAAGCGCGCCATCGACATGCAGATGAACGAGGGCAAGACCACCATCATCGAGATCATGTGTACCCGCGAGCTGGGCGATCCGTTCCGTCGCGATGCACTGTCCAAGCCGGTGCGCTTCCTCGATAAGTACAAGGATTACGTGTAA
- a CDS encoding DUF3429 domain-containing protein codes for MSVISATAPGRPSPRSVAWLGYGGLLPFVVLALLSVLDWAHGLWWGDALRAYGAIILSFVGAVHWGFAMTLPHLTLAQREGCFIWSTVPALLAWPALMFWPALATLLLVLGFIAHYWQDRRLAARANLPEWYLPLRLRLTAVACVCLLAGSGAG; via the coding sequence ATGAGTGTGATCTCAGCAACAGCACCCGGCCGCCCCTCGCCGCGCAGCGTTGCCTGGCTTGGCTACGGCGGGCTGCTGCCATTTGTCGTCCTGGCGCTCTTGAGCGTGCTCGATTGGGCGCACGGGCTTTGGTGGGGCGATGCCTTGCGTGCCTACGGCGCCATCATCCTGAGCTTTGTCGGGGCGGTGCATTGGGGCTTTGCGATGACCTTGCCGCACCTGACGCTGGCGCAGCGCGAGGGCTGTTTCATCTGGAGCACGGTGCCGGCGCTGCTGGCATGGCCGGCCCTGATGTTCTGGCCAGCCCTGGCTACCCTGCTGCTGGTGCTCGGCTTCATTGCCCACTACTGGCAGGACCGCCGCTTGGCCGCGCGCGCCAACCTGCCCGAGTGGTACCTGCCCTTGCGCCTGCGCCTGACGGCGGTCGCCTGTGTGTGCCTGCTCGCTGGCAGTGGCGCCGGCTGA
- a CDS encoding AarF/ABC1/UbiB kinase family protein — MSDARAIPFGRLARLARIGALASGVARGVLSEGARQLAQGKRPVLGQLVLTPANARRVADQLSQLRGAAMKVGQLLSMDAGELLPPELSQILARLRNDARPMPMSQLVAVLNAEWGEGWEKHFPRFSFTPMAAASIGQVHAATTVDGRRLAIKVQYPGVRESIDCDVDNVATLLRLSGLLPSGLALAPLLDEAKRQLHLEADYVCEAEHLASFGALLAGRGGVALPEVDPEFTRPGILAMSYLDGEPIESLAAAPQPVRDDVAARLFALMFEELLVFRRVQTDPNFANYRFDAPSGRVVLLDFGAVRAYGTATAEAYLRLMRAARRANRAGVEAAACDIGYFKADIAAHHRQAVVELFMTASEPLRHDGPYDFGQTTLLTRISELGMALGRDRSFWHTPPVDALFLHRKLGGLYLLASRLKARVDFGELFAPYQ, encoded by the coding sequence ATGAGTGACGCACGCGCCATTCCGTTTGGCCGGCTGGCGCGCCTTGCGCGCATCGGCGCGCTCGCCTCTGGCGTCGCACGCGGGGTGTTGAGCGAAGGCGCGCGCCAGCTGGCGCAAGGCAAGCGGCCGGTCCTTGGGCAACTGGTGCTGACCCCGGCCAATGCCCGCCGGGTGGCCGACCAGCTGTCTCAACTGCGCGGCGCCGCCATGAAGGTGGGGCAGCTGCTGTCGATGGACGCTGGCGAACTGTTGCCGCCGGAACTAAGCCAGATCCTCGCCCGTCTGCGCAACGATGCGCGGCCGATGCCCATGAGCCAGCTGGTGGCGGTCCTCAATGCCGAGTGGGGAGAGGGATGGGAAAAGCACTTTCCGCGTTTTTCCTTCACGCCGATGGCGGCGGCATCGATCGGCCAGGTGCACGCGGCGACGACGGTGGATGGTCGGAGACTGGCGATCAAGGTGCAGTACCCGGGCGTGCGCGAGAGCATCGACTGCGATGTCGACAACGTCGCGACCCTGCTGCGCCTGTCGGGCCTGCTGCCGAGCGGGCTGGCGCTGGCGCCGCTGCTGGACGAAGCGAAGCGGCAACTGCACCTGGAGGCGGACTATGTCTGCGAAGCCGAGCATCTGGCGAGCTTTGGCGCCTTGCTCGCGGGGCGGGGGGGGGTCGCACTGCCGGAGGTCGATCCTGAATTCACCCGGCCCGGCATCCTGGCAATGTCCTACCTCGATGGCGAGCCGATCGAGTCGCTCGCGGCGGCGCCCCAGCCGGTGCGCGATGACGTGGCCGCGCGGCTGTTTGCGTTGATGTTCGAAGAGTTGCTGGTGTTCCGCCGGGTGCAGACCGATCCGAACTTCGCCAACTACCGGTTTGATGCGCCCAGCGGGCGCGTGGTGTTGCTGGACTTCGGCGCCGTGCGGGCCTATGGCACGGCCACCGCAGAGGCCTATCTGCGGCTAATGCGCGCGGCGCGGCGTGCCAACCGGGCGGGCGTCGAGGCGGCTGCCTGCGATATCGGTTACTTCAAGGCCGACATTGCCGCTCACCATCGGCAGGCGGTGGTCGAGCTGTTCATGACCGCGAGCGAACCGCTCCGGCATGATGGCCCCTACGATTTTGGCCAGACCACGCTGCTGACCCGTATCAGCGAGCTTGGCATGGCATTGGGGCGGGATCGCAGCTTCTGGCATACCCCGCCGGTTGATGCGTTGTTCTTGCATCGCAAACTGGGCGGGCTGTACCTGCTGGCGAGCCGGCTCAAGGCGCGGGTAGATTTCGGCGAGTTGTTCGCGCCCTATCAATGA
- a CDS encoding IclR family transcriptional regulator, protein MNAPTATAPTELPRIDGDTPTLRLFGLLEVIAAKDQFFTLHGLVEETGLPKPTLHRMLQQLEAAGMIQRDGDGRQYSTGVRLRRLAENLLLNNTVHGARHLVLRRLVEEVGESCNITAFSGSEVLYLDRVETAAPLRFYLHPGSRVPAHCSASGKLFLAQMSPAQRRRLLAHVPLERFTNKTLTTLEALEEEIETVKRQGYALDDEEFLPGLVCAAVLVPRHNARSNMGIAIQAPVMRLDREKVIARLPALKRAAEALADIEAQAEKELQHSA, encoded by the coding sequence ATGAACGCACCGACCGCCACCGCCCCCACCGAGCTGCCGCGCATCGACGGCGACACGCCGACGCTGCGCCTGTTCGGGCTGCTCGAAGTGATCGCCGCCAAGGACCAGTTCTTCACGCTGCACGGGCTGGTCGAAGAGACGGGGCTGCCCAAGCCCACGCTGCACCGCATGCTCCAGCAGCTCGAGGCGGCCGGCATGATCCAGCGCGACGGTGACGGCCGCCAGTACAGCACCGGCGTGCGCCTGCGCCGTCTGGCCGAGAACCTGCTCTTGAACAACACCGTGCACGGCGCGCGCCACCTGGTGCTGCGCCGGCTCGTGGAAGAAGTGGGCGAGAGTTGCAACATCACCGCCTTCTCGGGCAGCGAGGTCTTGTATCTGGACCGCGTCGAGACGGCCGCACCGCTGCGCTTCTACCTGCACCCCGGCTCACGCGTGCCGGCGCACTGCTCCGCCAGCGGCAAGCTCTTCCTCGCGCAGATGAGCCCGGCCCAACGCCGCCGCCTGCTCGCCCATGTGCCGCTCGAGCGCTTCACCAACAAGACGCTGACCACGCTCGAAGCGCTCGAAGAAGAGATCGAAACGGTCAAGCGCCAGGGCTACGCGCTGGACGACGAAGAGTTCCTGCCCGGGCTGGTGTGCGCGGCGGTGCTGGTGCCCCGACACAACGCCCGCTCGAACATGGGCATCGCGATTCAGGCACCGGTGATGCGTCTGGACCGCGAGAAGGTGATCGCGCGCCTGCCGGCACTCAAGCGCGCCGCCGAGGCGCTGGCCGACATCGAGGCACAGGCCGAGAAAGAACTGCAGCACAGCGCCTGA